Below is a genomic region from Magnetococcales bacterium.
ATTCGGGCAACCCTTCGCCGTAGAGGGTCCCGATGGCGGCGATGCGCGAAGTCCGCCGTTCAAGGTCAATCCCGGCCTGGGTCAGGTATTTTCGGATCAGGGGACGGGGCGACCACAGGGTGACCATCCCGACATCGCCTTCCGGATTGATGATGTCCAACCGATCGGAATAGAAAAGGGGAATGAATTCCATTGGGAAAAGGGGTCCATGGCAGTCGATGCCCGGCAGAGCCGAAAATGATGCAGATGCCCGGCAGAGCCGAAAATGATGCAGGGGCAAATTTCAGGATACCTTGTTCGATTCATTTTATCATGGCACTGCTGAAATGAAGGAAGGAGCATACAGACATGAAACCGCAACCATCACGGTGTACGCAGCCTCGGTAAGGATCATGACGCCCCTCCTTTGACCATGCGGGTTACCTTCATCAACAGATCGGTCACTTGTTCGACGAGTCTTTCCCGGTTCAGGGGGGTATCGGCGGCGTCCCATGCCTCATAACGGAACTGCACGGCAAAAGCGGTCAGGTCGATAAAATCCCTCTCCCCGGTCACATCCTCACCAGACTGATTGAGCAAAACCAGCAACAACC
It encodes:
- a CDS encoding HEPN domain-containing protein; the encoded protein is MLEAAGRDLQAIANMQDAERFPDEIFGLHAQQAVEKSLKAWLAHRDQDVPRTHNLRLLLVLLNQSGEDVTGERDFIDLTAFAVQFRYEAWDAADTPLNRERLVEQVTDLLMKVTRMVKGGAS